Below is a genomic region from Triticum dicoccoides isolate Atlit2015 ecotype Zavitan chromosome 5A, WEW_v2.0, whole genome shotgun sequence.
AACTCGCGCCTGAAAataatctacgacggttaacctacaaAGAATTAGCCAGACGTTTCCCGTGCGTTGCGAAGGAGCGAGCGAAGCCTTTGCCCTCGAGCGACGCCACACCAGACccttcgccctcgccgccgccgccgatcccctCCCTCAAACGCCGCCGCCCGTCGCTGCCGCCCCCGCCACCTCCCGTCGCGGGCAGGCGGGAGGAGCCCTGCCCGGCCATGGCGACaccgccggcggcctcctcctccccctcaccttctctccctctcccaagGGAGGGAAGGGAATGGAAGGGATTTGATTGGAGCGGTGGATCTGCGCCCTTGCCGTCTCTTCTTTTCTTCACCGATTCCAGGAGGAGATCGAAGTGGGAGGTAGACGAGCAGGAGCGCCGCGTCCGCGACAGCGATGAGCGACGACCCAGGTAACGCTATCTCCCTGCCGATGCCCCAACCCATCTTCTCCCCGTAGGCCTGTACTTACGCGCCCCCAGGTTCTCCTCTCCCATGGCAGGGGTCGGCGAGTGGCAACAGATGCGGGACACCAACTGGTGGCGCAACGGACAGCGAGAGGCGGGACACCAACTGGGCGCGCCTCTCGCGGCCGACTTCCACGGCGGCGACGTCGTTTACCTTGGCGCCTGCTTCTTTCCGACTCAGCGATCCCCGCGGGCACCGATGGATGGCGACGGGCAGCACGTGCGGCCGCGGAGCCGCGCGCTCCTGGCCGGCGACGAGGATGACGGGACGTACGCCAGCGACGTGTACAGCGGCAACCTCGC
It encodes:
- the LOC119303680 gene encoding mucin-19-like isoform X6, with amino-acid sequence MSDDPGSPLPWQGSASGNRCGTPTGGATDSERRDTNWARLSRPTSTAATSFTLAPASFRLSDPRGHRWMATGSTCGRGAARSWPATRMTGRTPATCTAATSPPRAGLVLAGSWGGSSTWCSAAAATTAASGSSSSSAQGSWTGRFAASGRQTMAMTLCPARVLTPSRPAPLQSNRMENITQQPFSRT
- the LOC119303680 gene encoding mucin-19-like isoform X5, with the translated sequence MSDDPGSPLPWQGSASGNRCGTPTGGATDSERRDTNWARLSRPTSTAATSFTLAPASFRLSDPRGHRWMATGSTCGRGAARSWPATRMTGRTPATCTAATSPPRAGLVLAGSWGGSSTWCSAAAATTAASGSSSSSAQGSWTGRFAASGRQTMAMTLCPARVLTPSRPAPLQSNRMENITQQTPPRVGLRTWDARSSFS